The genomic stretch AGATGCCCGTTTCAGCCTGTCACACAGGCTCTCCCTGATGATTCCTGACAAGATCTCATCGATCTGGTAATCATCCCGGTACTTATAATAAAGATCCAGATAGTTGGTAAAATCCTTTGAGATTTTAGGAAACTGGATATACTCTCCCACCACATCCCGGTCCACTTTTTTGCCCAGGCGCTCATAAATTTCAATAAATTTTGATAAGTCATCCCAGCCTCTGGGGGTAGCAAAGAATTTTCCATCAACCGTAGTTTCGATCCGGCAGAAGTATTCGGTCCTGGCATTCAGATAGGAAATAACCGCTGGATGCAGGGCCTGCTCATAAGCATAAGCCTTCCATACCTCAAAGTCCGGTTCTACATGAATGAGCTTGATACGGTCTAAGGTCACCACATCAAAGTCTCTGACCGATTTGTTATATTCCGGCGGGTTTCCAGCCGTCACGATAACCCATCCTTCGGGAATCTTGTGGTTTCCGAACGTCTTATACTGGAGAAACTGGAGCATGGTCGGCGCAAGGGTTTCGGATACACAGTTGATCTCGTCAATAAAAAGGATCCCCTCCTTAAGGCCGGAGCTCTCGATCTTATTGTAAATTGAAGCCACGATCTCGCTCATGGTGTATTCTGTTACACGGTAAGTACTCCCGCCGAATTCCTTTTCATTGATAAAGGGAAGACCCACCGCACTCTGGCGGGTATGATGGGTGATGGTATAAGCCACCAGGCCGATCCCGCATTCTCTTGCTACCTGCTCCATGATCTGGGTTTTTCCCACTCCCGGAGGTCCCATGAGAAACACCGGCCTTTGGTGAACCGCCGGTATCTCATAAGCACCGTATTCATCCTTTAGCAGATAGGCTTCTATGGTATTCTTAATTTCTTCTTTCGCTCGTTTAATATTCATAATAAAATCTCCTGTCAAGTAACTTCCAGATCCTCTTCTGTCAGGATCACTTTCATGGCCCAGCCTGGTACGGAAATGTCCTCATACTGGTCCTCCATAAAGACAAATGCCGTATCATAGGGCGGCATTTTCACCGGATATATCCCTTTTCCATCGGTAAAATACAAAAGGCCACGGAGCTTCTTAAAAGCCCCTTTGTTTAAAAGACCGTTCACATACTCGAAAGCCGGTCGGAAATCCGTTCCGCCAAAACCGGATAATGTGAAATGCTCCATATAATCTTTCATCTCCTCCCTGCTTGTGATGGTCACATCAGAGCGGATTTCCTCATCACACTGGATGATATGGATATTGATCTTCCGGAAATAGCTTTCCGATTCCCCGAGGACGCCATAGGTTTCCTGAAGGAAATGCCGTACCAGATCCCCGGATACGGACATGGATGTATCGATCACGATCACAAAATCCTCGATTTTATAAACCTCCTTTGTTTCCAGAGGCTCAATAAGAGGCATATTCCGGTAAAGAGACATGCCGTAAGTATAAAACACAGGGTCAAAGGAATCCGGATCGATCTCTGCCTCCTCCCTTAACACCGCAAACTTTCTTAAAAACTGCCTGTAATTATATTTTTCCCGGTTTTCAATTTTCACCTGTTCCAATAGGTTTCTTGATGAATCCTCATTCTTTTCTCCAAAAGACTCCATTTCCGTCTGCATGGTTTCCCGGATGTTCTGCCATTTATTCTGCCGCTCCATCTGAACTCCCGGAGGGGCCTCCTCTTCCCACCGGTCATGGTTATCCACGTAGAATTCTGCTGCCATCCGTCCATATTGTTCCGGGGTCAGACTCATATCCTGAAGCTCTTTATAAATTCCCTCAGCGGTAAATACCTTACGTTTTTCTGCCATTCTGCCGTAGACCTCCCTGCGGTAAGGAGTCTGGTGCCGGTAAACGGGCTTCACATAAAATCCATCCAAAATGGATTCTATGGTGATATCGCAGGCAAGATCCCAGTATTCCTTTTCCCGTTCCCCTTTCCCACTCAAATGGCAGAACAGGCAGTGGAAAAGCATATGCAGATAGGCCCGGTTTACCAGGGTTCTGCTTCTCTTATATATGGAAAACAAATGCTCCGGCTGATAATAGATCACAAACCCATCCGTTCCTAAGCCCTGGCCTGTCCAGTCAGCCGCAAATCCAAGGCTGTTTAGGGCTACATCCAGATACTGGAAGCTTAAATAAAGTTCATTGCGGGCATTGGTCAGGATCTCATGGCCCAGTTCCACCTCTGCCAGTTCATCAAGCTGCCTTTGTTTCACCGGATCGATCATGGTTCCACCCTCTTTCTGTTTTATTTCCTTCATTAAGTCAAGCGGATATTCGCAATCCGCTTCGCTACTTGCTCATAACCGAATATAGCTATCGCTACTTAGCAGGTGGAGCTTGAACTCCACCTGACACAAGCAAGTCCCCACCCACCACTTAATGTTTTTCGCATTTGAAGTGGGGGACTTACTTGATTCGGTTAAATTATATCAAGGAAAACTTTCGTTTTCCTGCTTTAAAGCGCTGGCGGCGAAGGTTCATAAGGACGCTTAGGATCTCAGGCTTGTCTGCACTTCCCGCCATGTCAACCATTCCGTCAAAATCCTCCTGTTTATGGCCGTACTGCCCGGCAAGCCAAAGGAAAAGGGCCGGGTCCTTTTCCTCAAGCGCCAGTCTCGCCGCTCCCTTAAAATGTTCCATCAGGTAAGTCTCATATACCTCCCTATCCTTTGCAAGAAGCTCCAAAGGAGTATAAAGCCTTCCAAGAACCAGGGCTGCAGTCACCCGCTCCGGCTCCTGCACCAGGATATGAGGGAACAGTGCGTCGTATTTATGAAACTGAAACTCCGTCTGATCAAAGCAGTAACGGTACATATGGCCGCAGCCATGCATTTCCCGTAGGATGATTCTGGCTGGCGTATGCTCCACAGACTCCTCAAACATTTCGGGAAAAACCAGCCTCGCATTCCCCTTGCCGCTATAATAGTTTACATAAAGTTCCTGCCGCAGTTCCGCAAGCAGTTCCTTCATGCAGGAACGTTCTCCTTCGATCATATGAATATCTAAAAACCGGACCCCTGTGCAGCCGGTAAAAAGTCCGGATCCTACATCAAAGATGGAGCTCGAGCACTCCACACGGCTTAACTCATAACAGTTATAGAATGCATAATTTCCTATTTTCCTAATCGTGTCCGGCAGATATATCTCAATCAGCCCTTCACAGCTTATCTCCGGCGGAATATCTTTTTCTTCTATTACAATTGGGTTGCCCTCTTCATCGCACAGGCGTATCTCTTTTCCTGCCAATGAAAGCATTTCTCTTTTCCCCCAACCATCGGAGAATGCATAGGAAGCCAGCTCTGTCACCGGACGGCCCCCAATCTTCTCCGGGATCCGTACGGAACCGTCATATCCCCGACAACCCAGAATCCGTGCATGGTCATCTTTTATCTGATATAAAAACATCCTGAAATCCTCTCCACTAACCGTTTAACACATCAATATAACAGAAAAAAGGGAGAAATGCAACGGCGTTTTTCTGGAAACAGGTAAAATCACTCTCCAAACTTTTTAATAATAAACATCTGTTCCAGCAATAACCAGTTTGCCCGGAAAAACTGCATGAGCTGCCAATACCCGGCACCGGTTAAGCCGAATTCTTTGATTAAGTCAAACTTGGCCTTATAACTTCTCACATCCTCAAACCAAACCTCATGCTGAATTCCATATTGCCAATAACGGAAATATGGGGACATGGCAACCTCGTCAAACTGGATCTCCACACCGTGGTCAATGGCAATCTGGATCGCCTCCAAGTTATTTATGGTCCTTGCCCTTGTCACCCCTCTCTCATAGGGCAGGGGCCAGTCGTATCCGTAATTGGGGATTCCCAGGCTGATCTTCTCCGTAGGGATGGCTGTCACGGCATACTCCACTACTTTTCTGACCATGTTGATGGGGGCAACTGCCATGGGAGGGCCGAAAGTATATGGACCGTTAGCTCATATGTAATTGCATCAACTGCCTAAGCCAGTTATTGCGTAAACTATTGAGCTACATTATTATCTGCACTATGATGTTATGAACATGTAAGATTAGCATATAATAGATTAATAAAATCAATTGAGGGAATCCATGAACCTACACGTAGTACAACCCGGTGAAACCATAAATTCAATAGCAGAATATTACAATATCCCTGTTGACAGATTAATATTGGAAAACGGAATAGCAAACCCTGAAAATTTAGCAACAGGCCAAACAATTGTGATTGTTCAACCTGAAGTGCTTTATACTGTCCAGGCCGGTGATTCTTTGGAGAGCATTGCAAAGCAGCATGGTACTACACCAATGGAATTATTAAGAAATAATCCCTATCTTTCCAACATGGAATTTTTGTATGCCGGTGAAACTATAGTTATAAGCTATCAGACGAATAGAAAAAGAACAATTTCCACTATTGGTTATACTTTTTCATATATAGACAGATCTGTTTTAATAAAAACACTTCCTTTCTTAACTTATCTTACGATATTCAATTACAGGACTACAAGTGAAGGCGAAATTATCTCAAATGCCGACGATACTGAAATTATACAGCTAGCTAAAGCATTTGATGTTGCACCCATGATGTTTATTTCCACTATGACGGAAGAGGGAATCGTCAGCCGTGAAGTGACCTATAATATTATAAATAACCCTACTGTTCAGGATCGCTTTATTGAAAACGCTCTTTACATATTAAGAACGAAAGGTTTTTATGGTATAAATATATATGCCGAAAACGTAACCAATGGAAACATAGACAGCATTGCAGCATATTTGAAAAAAGCCTCTGCAATATTTCATTCAGAAGGTTATAAGGTACTGGTTACCATTACACCGGCAACGAATGTAGATATCCCAGGCGTCAATTTTGAAAGATTAGACTATTCAAAATTATCTGAATATGCAGATGGAATTATATTTTCTTCTTATGACTGGGCAAGGTCTTACAGCTATCCAAGCGCAATATTTCCGGTTAATATCTTAAGAGAATTGTTAGATTATGTGGTTAGCATCATTCCCTCCGAGAAAATTTTTCTAGGAGTCACCGCTCTGGGTTATGACTGGACACTTCCATATGTTCCCGGTGCTACAGAAGCTGTTGTAATATCTAATAATAGTGCGGTACAAATTGCAGCAGAAAACAATATACCAATACAATTTAATGAAGTCGCACAGTCATCATACTTCTACTATATTGATAGCGATGGGATTCTGCATGTAGTATGGTTTAAAGATGCAAGAAGCTTTAATGCAAGGGCTGGACTTATAGAGGAATATAATCTTCAAGGTATATCGATTTGGACTATTATGAGATTCGATACCCGAATGTGGCTTATTATTAATACTCAATATTACATTCAGAAGTTATAAATGTCCATGAAGGCAGTTTGTAAAGAACTTTCTAAAAGCGGGCCGGGAATTGAACTGACCCCAATAAGCTAGATTTTTAGGTCTAACTCATTGGAGTCACATCAAATACCGGATACCCGCTTTCATAATTTAGTTATTCGGATATTCTCATTTCACTTTGCTACTATCTCACAGCGTACTCCGCTTCACCGGGCAGAACCTCATAGCTGCTATTGCAGCTTGTCAGAAGGGGTTCCCCCCCCTTCTGGCGCAGGTAAATCCCCACTCGCCACTTATGCCTTTCCTGCATTGAATTAGGGGACTTACTAGATGAGGTTAAAAATTAGTAAGCAGCCTGAATAAATTGACCACATTCACCTGGCCGTATCCCCATATGTTATTGGGATAGGTGAATGAGCTGGACCGCGTGGCCCCTCTTACCATCAACCGGTCAACAGAAATTCCGTTCATTGTGCTGTAATTCCCCCTCACAATGGTCCACTCAAAGACCATGGCAATAATTCCGGCTGTATGGGCGGCGGCAGCTCCTGTTCCGGTCACAGAACCATATCCGCCTCCGGGGACCGCACAAGTAAGCTGGTAACCGGGAGCCGCAATATCCGGCTTGATAAAGCCCGTTCTTGTATAACCCCTGCTTGATTCACCAAGAATTGAGTTATTCATTTGATTATAGGCAGTCACAGTCAGCTGGCGATTGCCGTTTCCAGGTGAAGTGATCGTAGTATCCGGTGAGTAATTAAGGAAATAGGTCTGGTCAGATATGAGACCGTGGGAAGGAAGCCATGAATGAAAAGACAAGGGCTCATTTTCAACGCTTCTGATCCGTATACGCCAGATTCCGGGAACCGTGTTCTGAAAACGCACCAGGATCATCTGGTCTCCGGTTTCCTCTTCAAAAACATAATTATTGACATAAAGGGTAGTTGGGGAGAATACAAAGTTGAATATTCTGCAACCGCCGATCGTAGGATAAATCTGTTGTGTTGATTCCCTGTTTGGTGAGGATATGTCAATGGAAACCCTTCCTAGAGAATGTGACCAGATTTCCATAGCAAATGTTTTATCATCTTCCCCTATTCTTAACTCGAAGTCATTATAAAAGGGTTCCAGCGGGGTGAAGTTATAATAATGCCTGCGACCGTTTCCCTCGTTACCGGCAGAAACGGATATGCCGACGCCGGTCTGCAATACCAGGTCATTTAAGTAACCGCTTAGGGCGCCATTCCCATCATGACCTCCCTGGTTACTCCCAACGGCGAAGCAGGTGACTACAGGGCGGTTAAACCTTTCCTGAATGGTAAGGGAATAACGAAAACCAAGCATAAGATCAGATTCTTGAAAACATAAATCACCTTCGGGTACAAAATAAAAGCTCTTTAGATTTTGTTTTGCTTCCTTGAGTTTTACGATCACCAGATCAGATTGTGGGACTACACCGCTAAAGGCTTCCAGTGCATTGGGAGTACCGGCAATAACGCTTGCAATGGCCGTTCCGTGTCCGTTGGTGTCTGTTGATGGTACAATGGACAGGGGGTCTTCAGAGTTTAACGCGGTATTGATTGTCTCCCGGCTGTATTCCGTACCAAAGGTAAAGGTCTCGGGAGGAGTGCCCTCTTGCTGAGTCTGATCCCATATGGTAAGGATACGGGTTGAACCATCGCTGTTGCGGAAAGCGGGATGCTGGTAATCAATACCGGTATCAATGACAACTACAATTACGCCCTGACCGAACAGAGCTAAGGCCGGAATCCGCTGTATCTCTCCAATACCACTTCGTTCAAGACTGACTGTAGAATTGAGGGTATATAGTGACGGAAAAGTGTGTGCGGGGAAATCTGACAAATCACAAATGTCTATATCTTCCGT from Lacrimispora sphenoides JCM 1415 encodes the following:
- a CDS encoding ATP-binding protein: MNIKRAKEEIKNTIEAYLLKDEYGAYEIPAVHQRPVFLMGPPGVGKTQIMEQVARECGIGLVAYTITHHTRQSAVGLPFINEKEFGGSTYRVTEYTMSEIVASIYNKIESSGLKEGILFIDEINCVSETLAPTMLQFLQYKTFGNHKIPEGWVIVTAGNPPEYNKSVRDFDVVTLDRIKLIHVEPDFEVWKAYAYEQALHPAVISYLNARTEYFCRIETTVDGKFFATPRGWDDLSKFIEIYERLGKKVDRDVVGEYIQFPKISKDFTNYLDLYYKYRDDYQIDEILSGIIRESLCDRLKRASFDEKLSVIGLLLSRLGQSFRSVSDQGDRTGLLMEELKKISPESEKGQDTSMVARLAELRDQWNGDWDRRRKAGLLSRREDYLRRDVEALLLQYEEILRMEGTGNEAPWDRIRELFEEENARYEALLEEGGQSLEHAFDFMEAAFGDGQEMVVFITELNTGYHSVKFLKEYDCERYYQYNERLLFKDRESDIKARIDSLGK
- a CDS encoding VWA-like domain-containing protein, which codes for MIDPVKQRQLDELAEVELGHEILTNARNELYLSFQYLDVALNSLGFAADWTGQGLGTDGFVIYYQPEHLFSIYKRSRTLVNRAYLHMLFHCLFCHLSGKGEREKEYWDLACDITIESILDGFYVKPVYRHQTPYRREVYGRMAEKRKVFTAEGIYKELQDMSLTPEQYGRMAAEFYVDNHDRWEEEAPPGVQMERQNKWQNIRETMQTEMESFGEKNEDSSRNLLEQVKIENREKYNYRQFLRKFAVLREEAEIDPDSFDPVFYTYGMSLYRNMPLIEPLETKEVYKIEDFVIVIDTSMSVSGDLVRHFLQETYGVLGESESYFRKINIHIIQCDEEIRSDVTITSREEMKDYMEHFTLSGFGGTDFRPAFEYVNGLLNKGAFKKLRGLLYFTDGKGIYPVKMPPYDTAFVFMEDQYEDISVPGWAMKVILTEEDLEVT
- a CDS encoding leucine-rich repeat protein — encoded protein: MFLYQIKDDHARILGCRGYDGSVRIPEKIGGRPVTELASYAFSDGWGKREMLSLAGKEIRLCDEEGNPIVIEEKDIPPEISCEGLIEIYLPDTIRKIGNYAFYNCYELSRVECSSSIFDVGSGLFTGCTGVRFLDIHMIEGERSCMKELLAELRQELYVNYYSGKGNARLVFPEMFEESVEHTPARIILREMHGCGHMYRYCFDQTEFQFHKYDALFPHILVQEPERVTAALVLGRLYTPLELLAKDREVYETYLMEHFKGAARLALEEKDPALFLWLAGQYGHKQEDFDGMVDMAGSADKPEILSVLMNLRRQRFKAGKRKFSLI
- a CDS encoding LysM peptidoglycan-binding domain-containing protein, encoding MNLHVVQPGETINSIAEYYNIPVDRLILENGIANPENLATGQTIVIVQPEVLYTVQAGDSLESIAKQHGTTPMELLRNNPYLSNMEFLYAGETIVISYQTNRKRTISTIGYTFSYIDRSVLIKTLPFLTYLTIFNYRTTSEGEIISNADDTEIIQLAKAFDVAPMMFISTMTEEGIVSREVTYNIINNPTVQDRFIENALYILRTKGFYGINIYAENVTNGNIDSIAAYLKKASAIFHSEGYKVLVTITPATNVDIPGVNFERLDYSKLSEYADGIIFSSYDWARSYSYPSAIFPVNILRELLDYVVSIIPSEKIFLGVTALGYDWTLPYVPGATEAVVISNNSAVQIAAENNIPIQFNEVAQSSYFYYIDSDGILHVVWFKDARSFNARAGLIEEYNLQGISIWTIMRFDTRMWLIINTQYYIQKL
- a CDS encoding S8 family peptidase, translated to MKKILDNNYFDLIMTNPVVLFPSDDYITYLNNRHSLLHIPTEDIDICDLSDFPAHTFPSLYTLNSTVSLERSGIGEIQRIPALALFGQGVIVVVIDTGIDYQHPAFRNSDGSTRILTIWDQTQQEGTPPETFTFGTEYSRETINTALNSEDPLSIVPSTDTNGHGTAIASVIAGTPNALEAFSGVVPQSDLVIVKLKEAKQNLKSFYFVPEGDLCFQESDLMLGFRYSLTIQERFNRPVVTCFAVGSNQGGHDGNGALSGYLNDLVLQTGVGISVSAGNEGNGRRHYYNFTPLEPFYNDFELRIGEDDKTFAMEIWSHSLGRVSIDISSPNRESTQQIYPTIGGCRIFNFVFSPTTLYVNNYVFEEETGDQMILVRFQNTVPGIWRIRIRSVENEPLSFHSWLPSHGLISDQTYFLNYSPDTTITSPGNGNRQLTVTAYNQMNNSILGESSRGYTRTGFIKPDIAAPGYQLTCAVPGGGYGSVTGTGAAAAHTAGIIAMVFEWTIVRGNYSTMNGISVDRLMVRGATRSSSFTYPNNIWGYGQVNVVNLFRLLTNF